In one Diprion similis isolate iyDipSimi1 chromosome 6, iyDipSimi1.1, whole genome shotgun sequence genomic region, the following are encoded:
- the LOC124407524 gene encoding bis(5'-nucleosyl)-tetraphosphatase [asymmetrical], whose protein sequence is MAPLRACGFVIFRRFFGQVEYLLMQTSYGIHHWTPPKGHVDPGETDLETALRETEEEAGLSREDLKIFDNARQELVYNVNNKQKTVIYWLAELVNRNKDARLSSEHQEFRWLCLQEACRLAGYEEMQNTLKYFDRYIVENEL, encoded by the exons ATGGCGCCGCTACGAGCCTGTGGTTTCGTGATATTTCGTAGGTTTTTCGGACAGGTTGAGTATTTATTGATGCAGACATCGTACGGAATTCATCACTGGACTCCTCCGAAAG GTCACGTGGACCCTGGCGAAACAGATTTAGAAACCGCTTTGCGCGAGACCGAAGAAGAGGCTGGTTTGTCGCGCgaggatttgaaaatatttgacaacGCTAGACAAGAGCTTGTTTACAACGttaacaataaacaaaaaacagtTATTTACTGGCTTGCCGAGCTGGTAAACAGGAATAAGGACGCCAGACTATCGTCCGAGCATCAGGAATTTCGATGGCTTTGCCTCCAAGAAGCGTGTCGATTGGCGGGATACGAAGAGATGCAAAATACCCTGAAATACTTCGACAGATATATCGTCGAGAATGAATTGTAA
- the LOC124407522 gene encoding GTP-binding protein Rit2, with amino-acid sequence MSVNEPPSADDNFVVAPVINSIPIPTQPTTRGGLRVYKIVVLGDGGVGKSAVTLQFVSHSFLDYHDPTIEDSYQQQAVIDGEAALLDILDTAGQVEFTAMRDQYMRCGEGFMICYSVTDRHSFQEAIEYRKLISRVRAQEDIPLVLVGNKFDLQHQRKVTTEEGKTLARQLGCPFYETSAALRHFVDDAFHSLVRQIRAKERPQGASRKHSRWWRLRSIFAFVFRRRHRQADHYSP; translated from the exons ATGAGCCACCCTCGGCCGATGACAACTTCGTCGTCGCCCCCGTAATCAACAGCATTCCCATACCGACTCAACCGACAACCAGAGGTGGCCTCAGAGTTTACAAAATTGTTGTACTGGGAGATGGCGGCGTTGGGAAATCAG CTGTTACTCTGCAGTTTGTCAGCCACAGTTTCCTCGACTATCACGATCCCACCATAG AGGATTCGTATCAGCAGCAAGCAGTCATTGACGGGGAAGCCGCTCTGCTGGATATCCTGGACACAGCTGGGCAG GTTGAATTCACCGCTATGAGAGATCAGTATATGAGGTGCGGCGAAGGTTTTATGATCTGCTACTCGGTTACAGACCGACACAGCTTTCAAGAGGCAATCGAGTATCGTAAACTAATCTCCCGTGTTAGAGCCCAGGAAGACATTCCTCTGGTACTGGTTGGGAATAAATTCGACCTGCAGCACCAGCGCAAA GTGACTACTGAGGAGGGCAAAACACTTGCCAGGCAGTTGGGATGTCCTTTCTATGAGACATCTGCAGCTCTTAGACACTTTGTGGATGACGCTTTTCACTCTTTAGTTAGACAAATTCGTGCTAAAGAAAGGCCACAGGGAGCGAGTCGGAAGCACAGTCGGTGGTGGCGTCTCAGGTCTATATTTGCTTTTGTATTTCGCAGAAGACATCGACAGGCTGATCACTATTCACCCTAG